The Silene latifolia isolate original U9 population chromosome X, ASM4854445v1, whole genome shotgun sequence genome contains the following window.
GTAGCTAATAAGTGGGTGCCATGTGTCATCATGAGGATATAGGACATTGCCACGTGTCGCTCAAATATATGCTCAACTTGtctttttatgttattatatagatatTAAGAAGAGAACGTCCTCCTGGAATGGTCTTTTACTCTCGTTGGCTGGTCGCCTTTCTTTGATTTCTTCTATCCTCTCTTCTCTTTCCACGTACTTTATATCGGTATTTAAAATGCCGGTAAGTGTGACTTCTAAGATTGATTCTTTATTGTCACAATTTTGGTGGAGAGGGTCTAGGACGTCTAAGGGTATCAGTTGGTGTAGTAAATTATTTTTAAGTCAACCGAAAGGTCTTGGGGGACTGGGAATTAGAAATACCCGATGTTTTAATCATGCTCTTTTTGCTAAAATTGGGTGGAATATGCTTCGTGATCTGTCATCTCTTATTAGTCGAACTATTGGAGTTCAACTTGGTCTTGATTGGACTAATTGTATTAATCGCGTTGAGACTGTCAAGAGTAAGAACTCATGGATCGGTAAAGGAATCCTTTGGGGCACTAAAACCTTTACTAATCACATTGCCTGGATGATGGTTGGTTCTGAGTCCAGTTTATATGTTTGGACTTCTCCTTGGGTGGATGGCTCGATCCCTATTCCGAAACATTATGACCTTCTGCTCGTTGAACCTTACCTTAGTAAGTTGAGAGTTAAGGACCTTATTTCTGCAAACACTACTTGGAATGTTAACATGGTAACGTGCTTCTTCGAGGATTCTTTTATTGCTAAAATTCTGGCCATTCCGTTAAGTAAAGAAAATAAAGAAGATTTTGCTTTTTAGAAGGTGTCAAAGAATGGTAATTAATATGTCAAGAAAGGTTACTTTGACGTTTGGCATGATTATTGGAATTTGAAGGCTAGTGTTAAAGACTTGTCTTGTGTCAGGGTGTAGGGCTTTTATTAAAAAATGGTTGTGGCATCTCCCTGGACCTAAAAGATGGATTATTTTGCTCTAGAAAATTCTTACACAAACTTTATCTGTTGGGCGTGAACTCGAAAAGAGAGGTATTGATGATGGCTTCTTTTGTCGTCTTTGTGACAGACAATGTGTTGAATCTTTGGAACATTTGTTCCGGGATTGCGAGTTTGTGTCGAGACTATGGAGTGCGAATCATCTTGGCATTAATGCTAATAGTGGCTCAAATATTTGCATTCAAGAATGGATTATAAATTGGCTTAgcttattattaagaaaggaaaATAGTATTGACGGGGTTATTTATTTCATGTGCACTATTTGGACTATATGGGTCACTCGGAATATGCACGTTTACAGTAATGAACCCTTGTCTCCTTTCGGCTCGATTCGTTTATATGAGCATGAATTGAGTTTAATGATATTTGCGGAAAAGGAGAGAGCGGATTTAAGGAAAGACTTGAACAACAATTGTCTTttgtatgatgatgattttaatTTGAAGGTTCTTCATAATGGTAATACCTTTCCTCTTATTGGCCCTGATTTGTGTGAAAATCATTATCTTATCTATACGGATGCTGCTTGGCGATCGAATTTTTCTTCGGGTTTGGGATGGGTTGTTAAGGATAGTAATGATTTTGGACATTTCGTTTCCGAGAACTTGAAATCGAATTGCTATGTGCAATCTGCCTCTCAAGCTGAAGCCTTAGCTATCATGGAAGCTCTTAATTGGAAAAGACGTCCACTTCTCCACGTGTGTGTCTATTCGGATTGTCTGCAGGTTGTTGCCCAATTACTGGGTTTTACTCCAGTTAACATTGACACTAAAGTCATTGTCAGTGACATTCTGAGGGTAGGCTGTTATTTTCATTGTCTTTCATTTTGCTATGCTCCTAGAAGTTGTAATAAAATGGCTCATAGATTAGCTCAGAGAGCCATTAATATGTAATTCTATTACTTGCCCATctgtaaaaaagaaaaaagaaaaaagaaaaaaaaaaacagatcacAAATCGAAATATAAAACTTACGGATATAACTAACGACAACTTCAAATTTGGATGTTATTAACAACACTTGAAAACTATTCTTTATGAACAAATGGTGACTTAAGACTTTGGCTCATATCTAGTTTGGGTGATTTTTCCGTTTCAAATCGCGTCTCTCTAGGAGTACGTCTCTCCCTACCTATAGGGAATGTTATTTTTTTCCCGCCCAAATCCATGGTATGGGCGCGAACATCCATATCCATGCTTAGGTTGTGGCTGGACCAGTAAACCTGTTTCGACTCGGCCATTTCTACAGGGTTAAGATCCGAAAACCTTAACTTACGACCCGAATCGAAATGACCTGTTAATTTAAGGCCGAAAACCATCCCCCCCACTCATCCTGATAAGTGAAAGATAAACTTTTGTTAAATGTGAATGTGATACGCATAAGAcataaattttattaaaaatattaatattaatatattatattttaaaatatataaaaatattattaattttagtaatttaaattacacaaacaattaaaaaaaatcaattttatatgacttgaatatttttttaaaaataaaataattattaaaataacttaattgttATAAATGTTTCATTATAACGTAAACAATGAACAtgagtataatattaatattaaatatggtttactttttttttttcggaaaaataATTCCGATTTAAAAATGGTAAGACGAAAAGCAACGAACACtatttgacccgtattctgacctaAAGACCCGTTTAACAGGTCTATGTCACGACCTTGTCATAGACGTAGATCTCGTTGAAATAAGCGATTTGAAAGTGAACTTTGTCCTAATCGGGCACTTCAGCGTAAAGTTGTGGTCATTCAATGTTTTTATTCTTGATTTTATATCGTTCATAAATAGATGTTAATATTATTAACGGAAAATTCATTTGACATTCTTGAGGTTTGCCACTTTGCAAGTAATACCactcctttaaaaaaaaaatactttgaATGCCCATAACTCGTTACAAGTTCTTTTCAAAGCCATCGTCTTTACAAGAATTACCATTTGAGAAAAGATTTCGAGTTTGAAACTCGTGATAAGAGATAtgatcactcaaagtttgtttTAAAAAACTTTGACATATAAAAAGCgtaattactttttcacatacgactTTTACTCTTTTACATACACCTTTTTTAACTTTCCATATCATACACTTTTTCCTAAACCTAACCAAATGAACTTTTATACGTATCTTTTATCCTAAAATCGAAGTTAATTGCGCCAAAGACTTCAACAATGAAACATAATTCATCAAAACCgaggagagacggtctctcaataacttcTAACTTAAGGGGTTTGATCTCACGATTAGCCAAAGTAATGAGGCTAAATTACCACTTTCGCGgagtaaaatgcgtatgtgaaaaagcaccaCTTATAAAAAGTTTAGTTACGAGTGCCAAAAAAAAGTCTAGTTACGTGTTTCAAATGAGACGATTTTCAGTTTTCTTTTTTCAAATTGTAGTTCTCATAAAGACGGAACAACGAGTTACTATCATTGAAAGTTTTCCGGTTGAAAAAGAGCAGTATTACGTGCAAAGTAGCAAAACTCAGGCGTATCACATGAATTTTCCGTATTATTAATTGGTGCAGTGGTTATAAATTTAGGTGTCATTTCACGAAATTAACTTTCTTTTATCGTTTGGTTCAAAGTTGTTATTGTTaaatttgtctttgttcttaatttacctctttttttgggttatttcataggaataatcGCAACTATTGGTGGTCTTCTCGTAATAATCTCAACTTCATTTAATCTCAGAATAGACCGAACTATTCACATCCTCTTATACTGAACTTAAGTGTTTTGTGACCTGTTTCTCAGGACACATGTGAGGTGGAATGACTTTTAACTTTTaaagtaataaataataataataataataataataataataataataataataataataataatccgcAGTGCGAGCTGTTGCTTCGGGCTTGTACTCATATTTCGAAACTTTCTTTTGCTTTACGTACTTGTTCACCCGCTATTTTTGGGTCGGCTAAGCTTTCTTTTAACGCGGTgctttgatgcgtgtctatttgGTTAGCACTTCCTCCCATTTTACACGCGTTTTGACATGTTCCGGGATGGTTTCTACCCCTTCTTGTATGCATTTCGTACCGTTACTCCTACACTACTTGTATCCATCTCATTCTTGTAGGAAGCGAGTCGGGATTTGAGAACAGAAGCAAAGAAGAGCCCCGAAAGGTTTCCTTGAAGAAAAATGGAGGAAGTGCTGAAGAGTGCCCTCTGCCAGTAGGCCGGCATCCGGCAGGGAACCCTGCCCAATGCCATCAAAGTTGAAGTTGTAAAGTCAAGTTTGGAGGGTGCTCTCTGCCGGTAAGCCGACAGCCGGCTAACCGGCAGAGACCTCCCCCAATGCCTTAGAGAAAAAAATGCAAAACTTTTGGACCAAAAATGAAATGGTCGCGCTAccggcagccggctagccggctagCCGGCATGAAGTCTGTTGGACCATATAAGTATCTgttatgttttgataatgacaagtatatcttattttatatatacctgttgcttgtaatcgtttgtttagtcttggttagatttaatgaggattacaatataacattgaagatttgtgaagcatcgtggaggtaattttatagctataacattgaagattcttaaaagCATTGTTGACTACAATGATTACTCAAGCAAAAAGGCATGATCAAGCCTTTAAGAAGTTCAAGATGAacagcttatgatcaagatgaagagatgatccTTATACTGAAGATCTCcgggaagattagctagtataggacatcCTCCATTAACGGTATTTATGGAAGTAATATTaagaaagtaaagttatagctacttcacctataactttactttccaagcttaatgttatagtCTTTTGACGTAAAACTTTAGGTTGCAATATGAAGTCACGATTTTAGGGATTTAAAATCGATTTTCGAAATTCAAATCATTAAATATATTTTTCGAAAATATGTGTATGTACATTAGAAAGGAGATACGGGTTTGATAAATTCAAATAGATATATGAATatcctattgattagtaaaacaacttatgagttgtcatgctatCTAGGGTTCTCAAATATATCTAgatctaaaccctaattcatgTATTAATATTTCTATAGGGTTTCGAATTAAGACGGTAGGCTTATGAGCCGTCGTCCACTTCGTATTATCCCTTGCACAAGTAATCTATTTAGGTCAAATCTAGAATAAGTGGGTATAAGATACTTTCCCATCTTAACAATTTATAGATTTACTTTATTTACTTGTGATATTAATCAATTAAAATTAAGAgaagataagatttgtttcttgtgaaacaaTCCATAAGGGCCGCACGACACCTTTAGGGTTTCGTAAAAAAACCCTAGCTCTCTtctctactatatatatatacacaagtacttcattgttttaaatcaactTTTTGCAAATAAAAAGATCCTTTGCAAATTCGAGTAAACGTTTTATtgagtaattaatttgtttttgcaATTTGATAATCCTTTCGAAAAGTCGTGCTTCATATTGTTATTTGCTTTCATAGATTACGTTATTGGATAATAGTACTTtacattgtttcttactcgttcaattgtgtgaacaaattAGAAGGACAAtctagtgctttcttattaaccTAAGTTAGACAATATGGAGTATTTAACAATACtcaattgagttacaactagagttagttgtacgagtgggttagtaattttgtaatccgtagaaaggtactaaaattattaatcgagaattgTGGGcttaggtttcgacttgtgaaactgaaccacttcaaaatcatgTGTGTCACTCGTTTTCCTTTGTTCGTTTCTTTACGTTTTAACTTTGCTTAactaattagttaaagtttattcaataaactttaagtaattaattattaattcacgTTCATACGAACATTCGAAAAAGTGGGCTAGTTtttatactcaattcaccccctcttgagtatttcggatcgatagactcttcaattggtatcagagcctcgtgctcttggttgcctaaccgcaaagaggctgatccgtctatctctttttgtttttattttttattattccactgccttacacgtgtgaaatggattccaagtatcttaggTGTCcggtctttgatgggaagaattatggactttggaagaacatgatgacacactacataaaaggacatgattgggagtgctggaagaTCGTACAAAATGGACCAAATAAAATTTTGGTTGGATCtactgaaggcactacctatgagaaaaaggaagaagattatgtggaggctgattacaagaaggctgagaaaaactcgaaagctatAAGGctgttgcaaaacggcatgacatcaaaTGAATTTGATCGTTTCTCTTCTAGTacctcggccaaggaaatatgggatgatcTTGAATTAGTTTATGAGGGAACAACAATTGTAAAGatatcgtattgacttgctgattcaaaaatatgagctCTTTACAATGGAGCCAAACGAATCTCTTGATAGCATGTCTGCACGTTTTTCCAGTATTATAAATGAATTGAAAAATCTTGTTAGGAAGTTTGTGTTGGAgtatatgtcctcaacaatagtgcgatcatatatttaaatctcaaattaagaatacgtaagggatgattcatttatatagtcaactgatcaaaactaatcagtaatgattgactaactagagtttgacattactgtcgtttgacggtggtgatcagttgatcccttaaggtcacagctataggacaattcccttaatagacaagttgattaattgtatgacgatacaagttaatcaattccttaaaattgaacaattcatttgtgagagagaatatttatatcttattgtaatttgattaaataagatttattttagtaattaaaatagtttattactaaaattgtttattgtttatgaaataattgagataagaatgaatgattaattataattacaatatggtgtgaattataattatatgccccattttatttatgtgatcaagaatcactagtcaatttgttgtttgtaatttaattaatttataaaatgatatttatttgataaatatgcattaaattaattaataacatgtaacatactacatgtgacatattgtgtgacaagtgacaaattgacgaaataaaatggaggtccattttacacAAGTGACCGAAAAAATGGAGGGGTTATAGTGGATTGtgggtgatattattttatgtgataaaatacaTATAATTATGGCTATTCCTTACTATCCTTACACACCTACTctaactagtcttacacatcctattttttgtgaagaacaaaagtaaaaacgAGATGCCATCCTTTGGCGTTTTTCCCTCAACCCCACCGGttttccttcctcttatttgaagagaatttgttctcttgTTCACTTaatattcattcacatgcattctTACCTCCTTCTCccccacttctctctaaactaGTTTTAGAAAATCAAAAGATTATTCAT
Protein-coding sequences here:
- the LOC141619330 gene encoding uncharacterized protein LOC141619330 — translated: MPVSVTSKIDSLLSQFWWRGSRTSKGISWCSKLFLSQPKGLGGLGIRNTRCFNHALFAKIGWNMLRDLSSLISRTIGVQLGLDWTNCINRVETVKSKNSWIGKGILWGTKTFTNHIAWMMVGSESSLYVWTSPWVDGSIPIPKHYDLLLVEPYLSKLRVKDLISANTTWNVNMKILTQTLSVGRELEKRGIDDGFFCRLCDRQCVESLEHLFRDCEFVSRLWSANHLGINANSGSNICIQEWIINWLSLLLRKENSIDGVIYFMCTIWTIWVTRNMHVYSNEPLSPFGSIRLYEHELSLMIFAEKERADLRKDLNNNCLLYDDDFNLKVLHNGNTFPLIGPDLCENHYLIYTDAAWRSNFSSGLGWVVKDSNDFGHFVSENLKSNCYVQSASQAEALAIMEALNWKRRPLLHVCVYSDCLQVVAQLLGFTPVNIDTKVIVSDILRVGCYFHCLSFCYAPRSCNKMAHRLAQRAINM